In one window of Spartinivicinus marinus DNA:
- the tnpA gene encoding IS200/IS605 family transposase: protein MDYRYGSHTVFKIQYHFVFVTKYRYQVLKGDVGLKARELIRQTCHTFEIDILKGVISKDHVHLLVSAPPNMAPSEIMRRVKGRTSAKLFESYPDLRKRYWGRHFWARGYFCVTSGDVTEEMIKEYLEHHFEPRIDDNFRTED from the coding sequence ATGGACTATAGATATGGTAGCCATACAGTTTTCAAAATTCAGTATCATTTTGTATTTGTAACGAAATATCGTTATCAAGTGCTAAAAGGTGATGTTGGTTTAAAGGCTCGAGAGTTAATACGACAGACATGCCATACTTTTGAAATTGATATATTAAAGGGTGTCATTAGTAAGGATCATGTACATCTGCTAGTTTCAGCGCCACCCAATATGGCTCCTAGCGAAATAATGCGAAGAGTAAAAGGTCGAACGTCGGCAAAACTGTTTGAAAGCTATCCTGATTTAAGGAAAAGATACTGGGGTCGACATTTTTGGGCTAGAGGTTATTTTTGTGTGACTTCAGGAGATGTAACAGAAGAAATGATAAAAGAATATTTAGAACATCACTTTGAGCCGAGGATTGATGATAATTTTAGGACTGAAGACTGA
- a CDS encoding mechanosensitive ion channel family protein: MRKEALLDLINSTLSKVIDTVSRIETYSEIAVIILIYTLAYMLASRLRKHIPIFKQRPSPPESFPIHDLFFRFGKLLFPLFAILLLRLTLEFSQLVLEDGWVMQFALVAAILLLFNSFVSLVITHKLVAQVFRWIGLPILFLHLVGILDDIILVLESIAIKVGNINLSAYGLVRVILFGSLLFWLGRVSNSTGQTLIRKQQSLDFRTREVLAKLFEIALFFIIFLLMLQVMGINLTALAVFGGAVGVGLGFGLQAIASNFISGVIILLDRSVSVGDYVELEDGRTGVVTQLNMRSTTLETFDGKDIVVPNEKFITSSFTNWTHKNTKQRYRVDFSVAYKTDVRHMVELVKTAVAEHPQVISGDNIPFEERPDCEIDSFGDSGINMFVEFWMEGIDDGRNRVGGDLLLIILETLQKNGIEIPFPQREVRILSDNWR, from the coding sequence ATGCGCAAGGAAGCCTTATTGGACCTAATCAATAGCACTCTGAGTAAAGTTATTGATACGGTCTCACGGATTGAAACCTATAGCGAAATTGCCGTTATTATTCTGATTTATACACTGGCTTATATGCTTGCCAGCCGACTTCGTAAACATATCCCTATTTTTAAACAAAGACCGTCACCTCCCGAAAGCTTCCCGATTCATGATCTATTTTTCCGCTTTGGGAAGTTACTATTTCCGTTATTTGCCATCTTACTATTACGATTGACCTTAGAGTTCAGTCAATTGGTTCTGGAGGATGGCTGGGTAATGCAATTCGCCTTAGTAGCAGCCATATTATTATTATTCAACTCATTCGTCAGTTTGGTTATTACCCACAAACTCGTGGCACAGGTATTCCGCTGGATTGGTCTACCTATTTTATTCTTACATTTGGTTGGCATTTTGGATGATATTATCCTGGTGCTTGAGTCCATCGCTATTAAAGTCGGAAACATCAACCTGTCAGCTTATGGGTTGGTAAGAGTTATTCTTTTTGGCTCACTATTATTTTGGCTGGGGCGAGTATCTAACTCCACGGGTCAAACCCTGATCCGTAAACAACAATCGTTAGATTTTCGCACGCGTGAAGTGCTGGCCAAACTGTTTGAAATTGCTCTTTTCTTCATCATCTTCCTGCTAATGCTACAGGTGATGGGTATTAACCTTACGGCTCTGGCAGTATTTGGTGGCGCCGTAGGGGTTGGTTTGGGGTTTGGGCTGCAAGCCATTGCGTCCAATTTTATCTCTGGAGTGATTATTCTGCTGGATCGCTCAGTCTCAGTTGGTGACTATGTAGAGCTAGAGGATGGCCGAACCGGTGTCGTGACCCAATTGAACATGCGCTCAACTACACTGGAAACCTTCGATGGAAAAGACATCGTTGTGCCCAATGAAAAATTTATTACTAGTTCATTTACCAACTGGACTCACAAAAATACTAAGCAGCGTTATCGTGTAGATTTTTCAGTTGCCTATAAAACCGATGTCCGTCATATGGTCGAGCTGGTTAAAACTGCTGTAGCAGAACACCCTCAAGTCATCAGCGGGGATAATATCCCCTTTGAAGAACGTCCTGATTGTGAAATCGATAGTTTTGGTGACTCTGGTATCAATATGTTTGTTGAGTTCTGGATGGAAGGCATTGATGACGGTCGTAATCGAGTAGGCGGCGATCTACTGCTAATTATTCTCGAAACCCTCCAAAAAAACGGTATTGAAATACCCTTTCCCCAGCGTGAAGTGCGGATACTGAGTGATAATTGGCGATAG
- a CDS encoding DUF2835 domain-containing protein: MPTITVELMIPADEFLALYRGTARDVVATSIDGRTVRFPAKVLQPFVTQAGIHGRFSIEFDQHFKFKKITQLS; the protein is encoded by the coding sequence ATGCCCACCATTACTGTTGAATTAATGATTCCAGCAGACGAATTTCTAGCCTTATATCGCGGCACAGCTCGCGATGTAGTGGCGACCTCCATTGACGGTCGAACAGTTCGATTCCCAGCCAAAGTCTTACAGCCCTTTGTCACTCAAGCAGGTATTCATGGCCGCTTTAGTATTGAGTTTGACCAACACTTTAAGTTTAAAAAAATAACTCAGTTGTCGTAA
- a CDS encoding NADAR family protein: MKIRSTEELANYVNRGNKVKYIFFWGHQKHKDAVSKSCFSQWYDSPFEKEGNYFLTAEHYMMYRKALLFNDAKAAEILLAASNPGEAKAIGREVKGFEQSLWDAHRFEIVVSGNLAKFSSNSDLKEFLLNTGKRVLVEASPVDKIWGIGLAEENPACKNPNLWKGLNLLGFALMEVRDQLLIK, encoded by the coding sequence TTGAAAATTAGAAGCACAGAAGAATTAGCAAACTATGTAAATCGTGGTAATAAAGTGAAGTACATATTTTTTTGGGGGCATCAAAAACATAAAGATGCTGTCTCAAAATCATGCTTTAGCCAGTGGTATGACTCGCCTTTCGAAAAAGAAGGCAACTATTTTCTAACAGCTGAGCACTACATGATGTATCGCAAGGCGCTGTTGTTTAATGACGCTAAGGCCGCAGAAATACTGTTAGCTGCTAGTAATCCAGGAGAAGCTAAAGCAATAGGGCGTGAAGTTAAAGGTTTTGAGCAATCACTGTGGGATGCCCATCGGTTTGAAATAGTTGTATCTGGTAACTTGGCAAAATTTAGTAGTAACAGCGATCTTAAAGAATTCTTGCTCAACACAGGTAAACGAGTGCTCGTAGAAGCTAGCCCAGTAGATAAAATATGGGGTATAGGGTTGGCGGAAGAAAATCCAGCTTGTAAAAACCCTAACTTATGGAAAGGGCTTAATTTATTGGGATTTGCGTTAATGGAGGTTCGAGATCAACTGTTGATAAAATGA
- a CDS encoding RNA ligase family protein: MDKLRKYSSIENSYQDEFINKIIAHKLGVSEYFVQEKVHGANLSFWTDGVSIKSAKRIGFIEEDENFYSNTNLDVKNKYESLVYKIFKAVFSIHQNIKTIAIFGKLFGGGYPHPDVVKDKKAVTIQIWWIS; encoded by the coding sequence ATGGATAAGCTAAGAAAATATTCATCAATTGAAAACTCATATCAAGATGAATTTATTAATAAAATTATTGCTCATAAGTTAGGTGTTAGTGAGTATTTTGTTCAAGAAAAAGTGCATGGTGCTAACCTTAGCTTTTGGACAGATGGTGTATCAATCAAGTCTGCTAAACGAATAGGTTTTATTGAGGAGGATGAAAATTTTTACTCTAATACGAATCTTGATGTCAAAAATAAGTATGAGAGTCTAGTATACAAAATATTTAAAGCTGTTTTTTCAATACATCAGAATATTAAAACAATAGCAATCTTTGGGAAGCTTTTTGGAGGGGGATATCCACACCCTGATGTTGTTAAAGATAAAAAAGCAGTCACGATTCAAATATGGTGGATTTCATGA
- a CDS encoding methyltransferase family protein: protein MNLELKIPPLLLMIIFAVLMYFVDTLFPSAGVAGHYLMTLVLAITGVIFIFAGVLHFLQAKTTVNPTAPEESSSLVTHGIYSITRNPMYVGFAILLMGWSVLLSNVYSLLLVFGFICYLNRYQIKAEEQALENLFGEKYLTYKKRVSRWL, encoded by the coding sequence TTGAACCTAGAACTTAAAATTCCCCCCTTGCTATTAATGATCATATTTGCAGTGTTGATGTATTTTGTTGATACGCTTTTTCCAAGTGCTGGTGTGGCTGGCCATTATCTAATGACGCTTGTATTAGCTATTACTGGTGTTATCTTTATTTTTGCTGGTGTATTACATTTCCTTCAAGCAAAAACCACGGTTAACCCGACTGCACCAGAAGAAAGTTCTAGTCTGGTTACTCATGGCATCTACAGCATTACCCGAAACCCGATGTATGTAGGGTTTGCAATACTGCTAATGGGGTGGTCTGTTTTGCTCTCTAATGTCTATTCACTATTATTAGTCTTCGGATTTATTTGCTATTTAAATCGGTATCAGATTAAGGCAGAAGAGCAGGCATTGGAAAACTTATTTGGTGAAAAATACCTTACATATAAAAAGAGGGTTAGTAGGTGGCTTTAG